In Primulina eburnea isolate SZY01 chromosome 3, ASM2296580v1, whole genome shotgun sequence, one DNA window encodes the following:
- the LOC140828030 gene encoding uncharacterized protein, whose product MENQIPGGAAVNRYKILWRVFLIGNFGLGAYMFAQAGKKERVKLKTEAPVEVTPTPSPTPTPTPTPATTLTDEEPIFTQPTTRPVIVRQPIPEDQQRELFKWMLEEKRKVKPNNREEKLLIDNEKAILKEFLRSKSIPSV is encoded by the exons ATGGAGAATCAGATTCCAGGTGGAGCTGCTGTTAATCGTTACAAGATCCTATGGCGGGTTTTTCTCATCGGCAACTTTGGTCTTGGAG CCTACATGTTTGCACAGGCAGGgaagaaagaaagagtgaaattGAAAACAGAAGCCCCAGTTGAAGTTACTCCAACTCCAAGTCCAACTCCAACTCCAACTCCAACTCCAGCTACCACTCTCACTGACGAGGAACCGATATTTACCCAGCCTACTACAAGACCTGTAATTGTTCGACAACCTATCCCTGAGGATCAGCAACGTGAGCTTTTCAAGTGGATGCTGGAAGAAAAAAGGAAGGTGAAACCCAATAATCGAGAAGAGAAGTTGCTAATAGACAATGAGAAAGCCATTCTTAAGGAGTTTCTCCGTTCAAAAAGTATCCCAAGTGTTTGA
- the LOC140828031 gene encoding putative GATA transcription factor 22, with protein sequence MNLNISPSNFDVEQINEDRDHFSCQVFFDSTDRDHTDFYNHHQIYQPHHHPEDDCSSYHGGSPYDDDGTNNKVDNCLKLTLWSDPVKWKPSRVEPMSKTKVNEEEDRVTIKIINSARNKFLEDQKLRPSSSLETELSSNSSCNMVNNSPTIRVCSNCNTTKTPLWRSGPEGPKSLCNACGIRQRKARRAMEAAAAAATKGMAAADDPPPPVLKIKVQKQNKQNIIKIGHGQYSKFKKRSKVAASAAFGSSKSSINVPKKLNFEDFLIKLSKKLSFQRVFPQDEKDAAILLMALSSGLVHG encoded by the exons ATGAACTTAAACATTTCTCCTTCAAATTTCGATGTAGAGCAGATCAATGAAGATCGAGATCATTTTTCATGCCAAGTTTTCTTCGATTCAACCGATCGAGATCATACTGACTTTTACAATCATCACCAAATTTATCAGCCGCATCATCATCCCGAG GATGATTGCTCTTCTTATCATGGTGGATCGCCGTACGACGACGATGGTACCAATAATAAGGTTGATAATTGCCTTAAATTAACTCTTTGGAGCGATCCCGTGAAGTGGAAGCCGTCCAGAGTGGAGCCGATGAGCAAGACGAAGGTGAACGAAGAGGAGGATCGGGTGACTATAAAAATAATCAATAGTGCCAGAAACAAGTTCCTTGAGGATCAGAAGCTGCGGCCATCTTCTTCTTTGGAAACTGAGTTAAGCAGCAATAGTTCTTGCAATATGGTTAACAACAGCCCCACAATTAGGGTTTGTTCTAATTGCAACACAACGAAGACTCCTCTATGGAGAAGTGGCCCCGAAGGCCCCAAg TCCCTTTGCAACGCGTGCGGAATTCGACAAAGGAAGGCGAGGCGGGCCATGGAAGCAGCTGCAGCGGCGGCCACAAAAGGCATGGCAGCTGCGGATGATCCGCCGCCACCAGTATTGAAGATCAAGGtgcaaaaacaaaacaaacaaaatatcatCAAGATCGGGCATGGGCAATATTCAAAATTCAAGAAACGCAGCAAAGTTGCTGCAAGCGCTGCTTTCggatcatcaaaatcatccatTAATGTACCGAAGAAGCTGAATTTCGAGGATTTCTTGATAAAATTGAGCAAGAAACTGTCTTTCCAACGAGTGTTCccgcaggatgagaaggatgcTGCGATCTTACTCATGGCTCTATCTTCTGGCCTCGTTCAtggttga
- the LOC140825455 gene encoding transmembrane 9 superfamily member 7-like — protein sequence MGKMTTIMLALLLILMSPANGFYLPGVAPRDFQLGETLEVKVNKLSSTKTQLPYDYYFLRYCKPQNVRNGAENLGEVLRGDRIENSVYTFNMKVPLSCKIACRVNLDASAAKNFKKKIDEDYRVHMILDNLPIAVVWQTMDGSQQKIYERGFRVGFKTTISGSKDHKHFIYNHLSFKIKYHPDPDANTARVVGFEVFPQSINHKYEKWEENITKLTTCMPNTQTKLGILPQEIDADKEVVFTYDVSFESSDIRWASRWDIYLFMKDDQIHWFSIINSLMIVLFLSGIVALIMMRTLHKDIVKYNQLDQDEVLDETGWKLVHADVFRPPNNYSLLCVYVGTGVQVLGMTFVTIIFAMLGFLSPSNRGGLMTVMVFLWVFMGLFAGYSSSCMYNMFKGSEWMKIPLQTAVMLPSVLFTIFFILNGLIWGEKSSGAIPFGTMFVLVLLWFGISVPLVFLGSFLGRKTPSSDDPVKTNKIPRPIPPQPWYIHPILAMLFGGVLPYGAVFIELFFILTSVWLNQFYYIFGFLFLAFVILFITCAEITIVLCYIQLCCEDYRWWWRAYLTSGASALYLFGYSILYFCTKLEITKLVSGILYFGYMFIISYVFFILTGTIGFCSCLWFVRKIYSSVKID from the exons ATGGGAAAAATGACAACGATAATGCTAGCGTTACTGCTGATTTTAATGTCGCCGGCAAATGGGTTTTATCTTCCCGGGGTTGCTCCTCGTGATTTTCAACTG GGCGAAACTCTTGAAGTAAAAGTGAACAAACTTTCATCAACCAAGACACAGCTTCCATATGACTATTACTTCTTACGTTACTGCAAACCTCAAAATGTTAGGAACGGAGCAGAAAATTTAGGAGAAGTTCTTCGAGGTGACCGGATTGAGAATTCCGTGTACACT TTTAATATGAAGGTGCCACTGTCTTGTAAAATAGCTTGTAGAGTAAATCTTGATGCTTCAGCGGCAAAGAACTTCAAGAAAAAGATTGACGAAGATTATCGAGTCCACAT GATTCTGGACAATCTTCCAATTGCAGTTGTTTGGCAAACGATGGATGGAAGTCAGCAGAAAATTTATGAACGTGGGTTTCGAGTTGGATTCAAGACAACTATTTCTGGA AGCAAAGaccataaacattttatatacaACCACCTGAGCTTCAAAATAAAGTATCACCCGGATCCAGATGCTAACACTGCCCGTGTTGTCGGGTTCGAGGTCTTTCCACAAAG CATCAATCATAAGTACGAGAAATGGGAGGAGAATATCACTAAGTTAACAACATGCATGCCAAACACCCAAACCAAACTAGGCATACTTCCCCAAGAAATTGATGCAGATAAAGAGGTAGTATTCACCTACGATGTTTCATTTGAG TCTAGTGATATCAGATGGGCGTCAAGATGGGATATATATCTTTTTATGAAAGATGATCAGATACATTGGTTTTCAATAATCAATTCATTGATGATAGTCCTTTTCTTATCTGGAATCGTAGCTCTGATCATGATGAGAACCCTTCACAAAGATATTGTGAAATATAACCAGTTGGATCAAGATGAAGTGCTGGATGAAACCGGGTGGAAATTGGTGCATGCTGATGTCTTTAGACCACCTAACAATTACAGTTTACTGTGTGTGTATGTTGGAACTGGAGTCCAAGTCCTCGGAATGACTTTCGTGACTATAATATTTGCAATGCTCGGTTTCCTctcaccttcaaatcgaggagggcTGATGACAGTCATGGTTTTCTTGTGGGTCTTTATGGGTTTATTCGCTGGCTATTCCTCGAGTTGTATGTACAACATGTTTAAAGGCTCGGAATGGATGAAAATACCCCTTCAAACAGCCGTCATGTTGCCTTCTGTTCTTTTCACCATTTTTTTTATTCTGAATGGCCTAATATGGGGGGAGAAATCTTCAGGGGCCATACCCTTCGGAACAATGTTTGTACTCGTGCTCTTGTGGTTCGGAATATCGGTGCCCCTGGTCTTCTTAGGCAGTTTCTTGGGCCGAAAAACACCGTCTTCTGATGACCCTGTGAAAACGAATAAAATTCCTAGGCCAATCCCTCCTCAGCCATGGTACATTCATCCGATTCTCGCTATGCTTTTTGGAGGAGTTCTTCCATATGGGGCAGTGTTCATCGAGCTTTTCTTCATCTTAACATCTGTGTGGCTGAACCAATTTTACTACATTTTTGGGTTTCTCTTCTTGGCTTTCGTCATTCTTTTCATCACATGCGCTGAAATAACTATTGTGTTATGCTACATTCAGTTATGTTGTGAAGATTACCGGTGGTGGTGGCGAGCTTATTTGACTTCTGGCGCGTCTGCTCTGTATCTTTTTGGTTATTCGATCTTATATTTCTGCACGAAGCTGGAGATCACGAAGTTGGTGTCGGGTATCTTGTACTTCGGTTATATGTTTATCATTTCTTATGTGTTCTTCATTCTTACCGGAACCATAGGCTTCTGTTCATGCCTCTGGTTTGTGCGAAAAATTTACTCGTCTGTCAAGATCGACTAG
- the LOC140828032 gene encoding cytokinin dehydrogenase 3-like isoform X1, whose protein sequence is MQSLEISVKLHTDPDSIKNNSKDYGNLGQEIPSAVLYPSSINDIISLIKFANNLSTPFTIAARGSGHSVRGQASARGGVVVDMKSLRMISGNAIKISRNPDSLGFYADVRGEQRWIDILFATLEHGLAPVSWTDYLHLTVGGTLSNGGISGQSFLHGPQISNVLEMDVITGKGELMTCSKQTNSELFYAVLGGLGQFGVITRARIVLEKAPSRAKWVRLIYSDFSKFTQDQEHLISIANGPNYVEGSLITNHSSPNNWRSSFYSPSHQSKIFSLSRHTQGLLYSLELVKYHDHDHDLDAVDQELESLLKELNYIPGFIFKKDVSFVDFLSRVGSIDSTQSTEEEKIEAHPWLNLFVPKSRVSDFNTGVLLNIIHRCNLISGPILFYPLSRKKWDDRMSAVTPDEDIFYALGLLHTSYMSNESEIFDKVNDEIMEFCEEGGIEVKQYLPHYKSRNDWIKHFGPKWSVFQEMKMKFDPNMILSPGQRIFNLV, encoded by the exons ATGCAATCACTAGAAATTTCCGTTAAGCTACATACCGATCCTGATTCGATTAAAAACAACTCAAAAGACTACGGGAACCTCGGCCAAGAAATCCCGTCTGCAGTTCTTTATCCATCATCCATCAATGACATAATATCGCTAATCAAATTTGCAAACAATCTTTCTACTCCATTCACCATTGCTGCACGAGGGAGTGGACATTCTGTACGAGGACAGGCCTCGGCGCGTGGAGGGGTGGTGGTTGATATGAAATCTTTGAGAATGATTTCTGGAAATGCCATTAAAATTTCTCGGAACCCGGATTCATTAGGGTTTTATGCAGACGTCCGAGGAGAGCAGAGGTGGATCGACATTTTGTTCGCGACGTTAGAACATGGGCTTGCGCCTGTTTCATGGACTGATTATCTACACTTAACTGTTGGGGGAACGCTGTCTAATGGAGGGATTAGTGGACAATCCTTTCTACATGGTCCTCAAATTTCCAATGTTCTTGAAATGGATGTCATAACCG GTAAGGGGGAATTAATGACTTGCTCAAAACAGACAAATTCTGAGCTATTTTATGCAGTTCTTGGGGGTTTAGGGCAGTTTGGCGTCATAACCAGAGCAAGAATAGTACTAGAGAAAGCACCATCAAGG GCAAAATGGGTGAGATTGATATACAGTGACTTCTCCAAATTCACACAAGATCAAGAGCATCTCATCTCAATAGCTAATGGCCCAAATTATGTTGAGGGATCCCTCATCACAAATCATAGTTCTCCGAATAACTGGAGGTCTTCCTTTTACTCACCTTCCCATCAATCCAAAATATTTTCGCTATCTCGCCACACTCAAGGCCTCCTCTACTCTTTGGAACTCGTCAAATATCACGATCACGATCACGATCTTGATGCCGTTGATCAG GAACTCGAATCATTGCTAAAAGAATTGAATTACATTCCGGGCTTCATCTTCAAGAAAGATGTCTCATTCGTTGATTTCCTCAGTAGAGTTGGAAGTATTGACAGTACTCAAAGTACAGAAGAAGAAAAGATCGAAGCTCATCCATGGCTCAATCTCTTCGTGCCAAAATCGCGGGTTTCGGATTTTAACACTGGCGTTTTACTCAATATAATTCACAGATGTAATCTCATCTCCGGACCCATTCTTTTCTATCCACTTAGCCGAAAAAA ATGGGATGATCGAATGTCTGCCGTTACACCAGATGAAGATATCTTCTACGCTTTAGGGCTGCTGCATACGAGTTACATGTCGAACGAATCAGAGATATTCGACAAGGTAAACGATGAAATAATGGAGTTTTGTGAAGAGGGTGGCATCGAGGTGAAGCAATATCTTCCGCATTACAAATCCAGGAATGATTGGATAAAGCATTTTGGGCCAAAATGGAGTGTTTTTCAAGAAATGAAGATGAAGTTTGATCCCAATATGATATTATCACCAGGACAAAGAATTTTCAATCTTGTCTGA
- the LOC140828032 gene encoding cytokinin dehydrogenase 3-like isoform X2, protein MQSLEISVKLHTDPDSIKNNSKDYGNLGQEIPSAVLYPSSINDIISLIKFANNLSTPFTIAARGSGHSVRGQASARGGVVVDMKSLRMISGNAIKISRNPDSLGFYADVRGEQRWIDILFATLEHGLAPVSWTDYLHLTVGGTLSNGGISGQSFLHGPQISNVLEMDVITGKGELMTCSKQTNSELFYAVLGGLGQFGVITRARIVLEKAPSRAKWVRLIYSDFSKFTQDQEHLISIANGPNYVEGSLITNHSSPNNWRSSFYSPSHQSKIFSLSRHTQGLLYSLELVKYHDHDHDLDAVDQELESLLKELNYIPGFIFKKDVSFVDFLSRVGSIDSTQSTEEEKIEAHPWLNLFVPKSRVSDFNTGVLLNIIHRYGMIECLPLHQMKISSTL, encoded by the exons ATGCAATCACTAGAAATTTCCGTTAAGCTACATACCGATCCTGATTCGATTAAAAACAACTCAAAAGACTACGGGAACCTCGGCCAAGAAATCCCGTCTGCAGTTCTTTATCCATCATCCATCAATGACATAATATCGCTAATCAAATTTGCAAACAATCTTTCTACTCCATTCACCATTGCTGCACGAGGGAGTGGACATTCTGTACGAGGACAGGCCTCGGCGCGTGGAGGGGTGGTGGTTGATATGAAATCTTTGAGAATGATTTCTGGAAATGCCATTAAAATTTCTCGGAACCCGGATTCATTAGGGTTTTATGCAGACGTCCGAGGAGAGCAGAGGTGGATCGACATTTTGTTCGCGACGTTAGAACATGGGCTTGCGCCTGTTTCATGGACTGATTATCTACACTTAACTGTTGGGGGAACGCTGTCTAATGGAGGGATTAGTGGACAATCCTTTCTACATGGTCCTCAAATTTCCAATGTTCTTGAAATGGATGTCATAACCG GTAAGGGGGAATTAATGACTTGCTCAAAACAGACAAATTCTGAGCTATTTTATGCAGTTCTTGGGGGTTTAGGGCAGTTTGGCGTCATAACCAGAGCAAGAATAGTACTAGAGAAAGCACCATCAAGG GCAAAATGGGTGAGATTGATATACAGTGACTTCTCCAAATTCACACAAGATCAAGAGCATCTCATCTCAATAGCTAATGGCCCAAATTATGTTGAGGGATCCCTCATCACAAATCATAGTTCTCCGAATAACTGGAGGTCTTCCTTTTACTCACCTTCCCATCAATCCAAAATATTTTCGCTATCTCGCCACACTCAAGGCCTCCTCTACTCTTTGGAACTCGTCAAATATCACGATCACGATCACGATCTTGATGCCGTTGATCAG GAACTCGAATCATTGCTAAAAGAATTGAATTACATTCCGGGCTTCATCTTCAAGAAAGATGTCTCATTCGTTGATTTCCTCAGTAGAGTTGGAAGTATTGACAGTACTCAAAGTACAGAAGAAGAAAAGATCGAAGCTCATCCATGGCTCAATCTCTTCGTGCCAAAATCGCGGGTTTCGGATTTTAACACTGGCGTTTTACTCAATATAATTCACAGAT ATGGGATGATCGAATGTCTGCCGTTACACCAGATGAAGATATCTTCTACGCTTTAG